The following coding sequences lie in one Vigna radiata var. radiata cultivar VC1973A unplaced genomic scaffold, Vradiata_ver6 scaffold_73, whole genome shotgun sequence genomic window:
- the LOC106779898 gene encoding uncharacterized protein LOC106779898 — protein sequence MALSILLTLTLFLHSHGNIFSCYSFPFEFHFSVKAKDIVVAEDGYNVTTLFDGHKPHIFPYMVLQRPFSSDLILLDSVNSTFYTAQFPISQEIVFTRLSGDGSVGYVDGDVGSARFDKPRSFAFDLRGNVYVADKNNRAIRKISAKGVTTIAGGEFSEKSTSKDVPALNASFSNDFDLTFIPGMCALLVSDHMHQLVRQISLKEEDCTFGSKSGLGAVMSWTLGLGLSCLLGIVIGFAVRPFIISNKGPNSCHCKQTWKHCLTSLGKLVRMLFYGAKSAIASCSCSSVYTILVRFWRLSLSHFVCLSRIRINIVAPRPHLESVSLLDLDACNSGEVTKPGKYYDQLKDLMSFDEDSTMKVNDSIGRRNVCHEGDLLVKANMGFVEPPKDNILHPNSSVCSMGIVKRR from the exons ATGGCTCTCTCTATCTTACTCACACTCACTCTCTTCCTCCATTCACACGGTAACATTTTCTCTTGCTATTCCTTTCCCTTCGAATTCCATTTTTCAGTTAAGGCCAAAGATATCGTCGTCGCTGAAGACGGTTACAACGTCACCACCTTATTCGACGGCCACAAGCCTCACATATTCCCTTACATGGTCCTTCAACGACCCTTTTCTTCCGATCTCATCCTTCTCGATTCTGTCAACAGCACTTTTTACACCGCGCAATTCCCCATTTCCCAAG AAATCGTTTTCACGAGGCTTTCAGGAGATGGTTCTGTGGGGTATGTGGATGGGGACGTTGGTTCTGCTCGGTTTGATAAACCCAGAAGCTTTGCTTTTGATCTTAGAGGGAATGTGTATGTTGCTGACAAGAACAACCGTGCAATAAGGAAAATTAGTGCCAAGG GTGTGACCACAATTGCTGGAGGAGAGTTCTCAGAAAAGTCGACCTCAAAGGATGTCCCCGCACTGAATGcatcattttcaaatgattttgacCTGACCTTCATTCCGGGGATGTGTGCTTTGCTGGTGTCAGATCACATGCATCAATTAGTCCGCCAGATTAGTTTGAAGGAGGAGGATTGCACCTTTGGTTCTAAATCTG GGCTAGGTGCAGTTATGAGTTGGACTCTTGGATTGGGACTGTCATGTTTACTTGGCATAGTAATTGGGTTTGCAGTGCGCCCTTTCATAATCTCTAAT AAAGGCCCCAATTCTTGCCATTGCAAACAGACATGGAAGCATTGCCTAACCAGTCTGGGGAAGCTAGTTCGGATGCTCTTCTACGGCGCCAAAAGCGCAATAGCTAGTTGTAGTTGCTCCTCTGTTTACACGATCTTGGTGAGGTTTTGGAGATTGAGCCTCtcacattttgtttgcttgtcTAGAATTAGAATCAACATAGTAGCTCCAAGGCCACATCTGGAGTCCGTGTCTTTGCTAGATTTAGATGCCTGCAATAGTGGTGAGGTAACAAAACCAGGTAAGTACTATGACCAATTGAAGGATTTGATGAGTTTTGATGAAGATTCAACCATGAAGGTGAATGATAGCATAGGAAGGAGGAATGTGTGCCATGAAGGTGATCTGTTGGTAAAGGCTAACATGGGCTTTGTAGAGCCACCTAAAGATAACATTCTCCATCCAAACTCATCTGTTTGTAGTATGGGTATTGTGAAGCGTAGATGA
- the LOC106779867 gene encoding uncharacterized protein LOC106779867 — protein MGKYLLLLALTLLNLLLFSTLHVSAAPSTTSPAKIVSGFLSNAVPAVTKWVWSLKATTKTAVSSRSMMKFEGGFSVETVFDGSKLGIEPYAVEVLPNGELLILDSANSNIYRISSSLSLYSRPKLVAGSAEGYSGHVDGKLREARMNHPKGITVDDRGNIYVADTTNMAIRKISDSGVTTIAGGKWSRGGGHVDGPSEEAKFSDDFDVVYVGSSCSLLVIDRGNRAIREIQLHFDDCAYQYGSGFPLGIAMLVGAGFFGYMLALLQRRLGTIVASQDAQVPVMVTSSVPSNPYEKPLKSVRPPLIPSSEYEPDKQEEGFFGSLGKLLANAGASMVEIMGGLFPSFRRKSLSHQFQRQPLVPQPQKQANAWPVQESFVIPDEDEPPSIDTRAPTPRKTYPFMSKDAEKMQQLRQSRAFYSGWDGDMNQQQQQSQQQQQKHHHRHQYRSATPHTYYEQSHETTNEIVFGAVQEQDRRQESVVIKPVNYGEPLYDTHNVRSRMSFLGYGGHRY, from the exons ATGGGTAAGTACCTTCTGTTACTGGCTCTCACTCTCCTCAACCTCCTACTATTCTCCACCCTTCATGTATCAGCTGCACCTTCAACTACTTCTCCTGCAA AAATTGTTAGTGGGTTTCTCTCTAATGCCGTGCCTGCCGTCACTAAGTGGGTGTGGTCCCTTAAGGCCACTACCAAAACGG CGGTTTCGAGCAGGTCGATGATGAAGTTCGAGGGTGGATTCAGTGTGGAGACTGTGTTCGATGGGAGCAAGCTTGGGATCGAGCCTTATGCTGTGGAGGTGTTGCCCAATGGGGAGCTTCTGATTCTTGATTCGGCTAATAGTAACATTTATAGGATTTCCTCCTCGCTTTCTTTGT ACAGCAGGCCCAAGCTGGTGGCAGGGTCAGCTGAAGGGTATTCTGGACATGTTGATGGGAAGCTCAGGGAGGCTAGGATGAACCACCCAAAGGGGATAACTGTTGACGACCGAGGAAATATCTATGTTGCAGATACTACAAATATGGCAATTAGGAAAATTAGTGATTCAG GGGTCACAACAATTGCTGGAGGAAAATGGAGCCGAGGAGGGGGGCATGTTGATGGACCAAGTGAAGAAGCTAAGTTTTCTGATGACTTTGATGTGGTTTATGTTGGAAGTAGTTGTTCACTACTCGTCATAGACAGAGGAAACCGAGCCATCAGGGAGATCCAACTCCACTTTGATGATTGTGCCTATCAATATGGCAGTGGATTCCCACTTG GGATTGCAATGCTTGTTGGGGCTGGCTTCTTTGGTTACATGTTGGCATTACTGCAGCGAAGGCTTGGTACAATTGTAGCATCCCAGGAC GCTCAGGTTCCGGTAATGGTAACATCTTCAGTTCCTTCAAATCCATATGAAAAGCCGTTGAAATCTGTCAGGCCTCCTTTAATTCCATCGTCGGAATACGAACCTGACAAGCAGGAAGAGGGCTTCTTTGGATCCCTCGGGAAGCTTCTTGCGAATGCTGGTGCATCAATGGTGGAGATAATGGGAGGATTATTTCCCTCTTTCAGAAGAAAATCGCTAAGCCACCAATTCCAAAGACAACCACTTGTCCCGCAACCTCAGAAGCAAGCAAATGCTTGGCCTGTGCAGGAAAGTTTCGTGATCCCTGATGAAGATGAACCTCCTTCCATCGACACAAGAGCTCCTACACCTAGAAAAACCTATCCTTTCATGTCCAAGGATGCAGAGAAAATGCAACAACTTCGGCAAAGTCGTGCATTCTATAGTGGATGGGATGGAGATATGAATCAACAGCAACAACAGTCACAACAGCAGCAACAGAAACACCATCATCGCCATCAGTACCGATCGGCAACCCCTCACACTTACTACGAGCAGAGCCATGAGACAACCAATGAGATAGTGTTTGGGGCAGTGCAGGAACAGGATAGGAGGCAGGAGTCCGTGGTTATCAAGCCTGTGAATTATGGGGAGCCACTGTATGACACTCACAATGTTAGGTCCAGAATGAGTTTCCTGGGCTATGGCGGCCACAGGTATTGA